AGCTTCTCCTGCAATGCCTGGCTGCGGTAACCGTCGAAGTGCTGCACGATGCTTCTCAGAGTGTCGTGTTGGGCATAGGAGCGGCCTGTCGCGGTTATCACCAGTACAGCACACAGCAGCATATACACCCCTGCCCTGCCTGCGGCCCTGGCAATGATACGGCGTGCTTTTATCAGATTCTGTCTCATGTGTCGGTAGGTTTTACTCCCAGAAAGCGGGCTTCACGTTGGTGCCATATAGCCGGCAATCCACACACTGAATGGAGGCTCCCATATAGCCGATGGGCGAGGGAGGTCCCATCGGGGCATATATCTCACTGACTGGCAAATAATTACCGCCGCTGAAACGCCTGATGATATCCTGCATCGTCTGGGGCGGCACCGGCAGCAGGGAATCAATCGGACAATCAGGATGAAATGGCCGCCACGCTTCGGGCAGCTCTTCCTTGCCCACGAATATCCGCTTTTCCTGCACCGCCGAGGCGCCTATATAGCCAATCACAGGCTCCTCGGGGTTCGCCAGACTGTGTACGTTGCCGGTCAGCTGCGAAGGCAGCGGGTCGAACAGGGTGCCGATGGCCTCGGTGTTTTTCTTCAGCGCCTCCCAATACTGGTAGGCCTCCTGCGTCAGGGCATACTGCTTTACCAGAATGCTGAGTCTGATGCGCAGTTCCTCCGACCCGGCTGGCAACGCCAGGAGCGGGTATTTATGCACCACATCCTGACTGAGCCTGGCGGTGGTGCCCAGCTTTATACCTGTGGAGCTTTCTGTTTTCCAGCAGCGGTATATCTCCTCGTCGCCGCGGCCGCGGGGCACGATTCTGCCCTGGGCGGCATCGTATTTCATGCTCGACTGGAAGGCTGCCGTAAAGACCCAGGTCGATTCGTATTCCCAGCGGTAGTAGTGCGTGGCGTTCTGTGGGTCGTGGCTGCTGACGTATACCTGCAACTCGTCGTCCAGCGCCTCCCAGCTGACTGCATCAATAGGCGGTGTCTGCTTCACATCCACAAAGTCGGAGGCATACTCCTGGCCGGTTGCCAATCGGATGAAGAGGCGGTACTTCTTATCGGGATCCAGTTGCAGGAGGCTGCTGGCGTAGGTGCCGGGGGCGGTTTCCTGTAGCGTATACTGCGCGCCCTGCTCCTCTTCCAGCAACAGCGTGGCCTGCGACTCTAAAATAGGGAAGCTCTCTTCCGAGATATGCTCCGTGCGCGACAGCTTCACGGTGGTGACGCCGTTGCCGTTGATGAGGCCGTCCACCACCAGGTAGCGGCTCGGGCTGTTCAGCACGTCCGGCGCATACGGCTCCACGCAGCCAGCCAGCAGCAAACAGCAGCAGGCTATATATAACAAAATCCGGGGGGACAGCTGCATTAGAATTTAAAATTATAGGTGATGGTGGGGATGGGCTGGCCGAAAATGGACATCTTATATCCTTTTATATCGCCTCCCTCCGATTTGAAGTAGATGGAGTACGGGTTCTTCCTCCCCGTCAGGTTATATATGGCCAGCGTCCAGGAGCTGTGCGCCAGCTTTCTCACCTTGTGGTTGCCCTCGATGTTCAGCGCAAAGTCGACGCGGTAGTAGTCGGGTACCCGGTAGGCGTTGCGCTCGGAGTAGTAGATGCGCTGGCTGTTGCCCATCGTGTATTTGGCGAGCGGCAGCGTAATGGGCCGGCCGGTGCTGTAGGTAAAGTTGAGCGAGCTGCTGAACCGTTGGCTGAAGCGGTAGTTGCTGATGAGGGTGAAGTCGTGCGGCTTGTCAAAGTTGCTGGGGTAGTAGTTGCCGTTGTTTATCTTCTCGCCGGTTTCCGCGCCGTCCACGCGCACCAGCGTGCGGGCGTAGGTATAGCTCGCCCAGCCGTTCAGCTTGCCTGTCGCCTTTTTCAGCATCACCTCCACGCCATAGGCCTTGCCCTCCGCGCTGGCCACGTCCGTCTCGATGTGGTGGTTCAGGATGAGCGAAGCGCCGCTCTTGAAATCCAGGAAGTCCTGCATCCGTTTGTAATACCCTTCCACCGAAAATTCGATGGTATTGGCCCTGAAGTTCCGGTAGTAGCCCAGCGCCACCTGGTCGCCCACTTGTGGCCGGATGTTGGCGTCGCTCAGTTTCCAGACATCGGTGGGCGACACGGACGTGGTGTTGGAGAGCATATGGATGTACTGGCGCAGGCGGTTGAAACTCAGCTTGACGGAGGAATTGTCCGTTAGCCCCAGCCTTGCCGACAGCCGGTACTCCGGCCCGTGGAAGGTGGCAAACACGTCGCCCGATTTATATATAGCCGTGTCCTGAATGGTGCCCTCCGTCTTCGGGAAGCCGGGGGCGTAGGTGTTCACCTGCCTTGGCCCCATCGCGTTGAAAACAGAGTACCGCAGCCCCACCAGCACCGAGAAGCGGGGGCTTATATCGAACTTATCGGATATATAAAGCGCGCTTTCGAGGGCCCGCTCCGTCTGCAGCCTGTCCGGCGCCACCAGCGACTCGCCTCTGTTGGGCATCAGGCTGCCGGGGTTCACGTTATATAAGATAGAGCTCGCGCCGAAGTCCACGGTGTGTTTGGAGGTCGGGAAATAACTGAAGTCGGCCTGCAGGCTCGACTGGTTGATGCCGAAGGTAAGCCGCGAGGCATTCACCGGGTTCTTCTCGCTGGCCATATCATAATCGTAGTGGCTGTACACGCCCGTGAGCACGCCATAGAGCTGGTTCCGGAAAATGTGCTTCCACTTCAGGCTCGCCGCCTGGTTCGTGAACCGGTATAACGTGTCGGATGCCAGCCGGAATTTGTCTTTGCTGAGGTAGCCGTTCAGATACAGGGTATTCTTTTC
This window of the Pontibacter russatus genome carries:
- a CDS encoding TonB-dependent receptor is translated as MAYLYRIFLALLVVVCSAAQGLAQQTGQALVSGSFKAATFEEFAREVEAQTDYHIYFDAAALDSLTVTLQAQEQPLPALLTQIFQNTDLQFSIDDRGHVFITKGRQLSTSLPEGFFEPVEATEDKAPQVAQLQPEESVSRKAGSELKLYEIGAKREGATGEANLAGHLRDIKTGEAIIGAAVYIESPLIGTTSDQYGYYSITLPVGRHELKVKAIGLENTRRQIMLYSDGKLDIEIAEDVRTLKEVLVEAEKDKNVSGLQMGMEKLDIRTIKQVPTAFGETDILRVVLTLPGVKSVGEGSTGMNVRGGSTDQNLILFNDATIYNPSHLFGFFSAFNPDVLKTVELYKSGIPARYGGRLSSVLEVTSREGNKKDFAGSGGIGLLTSRLTLEGPIKKDKTSFLIGGRSTYSDWLLKKLPNKSYNESSASFYDINGHISHEIDEKNTLYLNGYLSKDKFRLASDTLYRFTNQAASLKWKHIFRNQLYGVLTGVYSHYDYDMASEKNPVNASRLTFGINQSSLQADFSYFPTSKHTVDFGASSILYNVNPGSLMPNRGESLVAPDRLQTERALESALYISDKFDISPRFSVLVGLRYSVFNAMGPRQVNTYAPGFPKTEGTIQDTAIYKSGDVFATFHGPEYRLSARLGLTDNSSVKLSFNRLRQYIHMLSNTTSVSPTDVWKLSDANIRPQVGDQVALGYYRNFRANTIEFSVEGYYKRMQDFLDFKSGASLILNHHIETDVASAEGKAYGVEVMLKKATGKLNGWASYTYARTLVRVDGAETGEKINNGNYYPSNFDKPHDFTLISNYRFSQRFSSSLNFTYSTGRPITLPLAKYTMGNSQRIYYSERNAYRVPDYYRVDFALNIEGNHKVRKLAHSSWTLAIYNLTGRKNPYSIYFKSEGGDIKGYKMSIFGQPIPTITYNFKF
- a CDS encoding DUF4249 domain-containing protein, whose protein sequence is MQLSPRILLYIACCCLLLAGCVEPYAPDVLNSPSRYLVVDGLINGNGVTTVKLSRTEHISEESFPILESQATLLLEEEQGAQYTLQETAPGTYASSLLQLDPDKKYRLFIRLATGQEYASDFVDVKQTPPIDAVSWEALDDELQVYVSSHDPQNATHYYRWEYESTWVFTAAFQSSMKYDAAQGRIVPRGRGDEEIYRCWKTESSTGIKLGTTARLSQDVVHKYPLLALPAGSEELRIRLSILVKQYALTQEAYQYWEALKKNTEAIGTLFDPLPSQLTGNVHSLANPEEPVIGYIGASAVQEKRIFVGKEELPEAWRPFHPDCPIDSLLPVPPQTMQDIIRRFSGGNYLPVSEIYAPMGPPSPIGYMGASIQCVDCRLYGTNVKPAFWE